A part of Nesterenkonia lutea genomic DNA contains:
- a CDS encoding DUF3710 domain-containing protein encodes MTSSADSGAATPQPVLHGPRDFSELESKKGYLDFGALLIPAAKNQQVRLDIDQKTKRVVALTIMVEQASIQVQPFSAPKSGGTWNEVLEQIKDSVIKQNGKVKEVDGRFGKELAARVPTVLKDGRKGWRVARFIGFEGPRWFLRGVVGGRGAIDASAARAVEELFSKIVVVRGDDPLPPRELLRLQPPEGAKRVVVPRNRAERRDDSPSPNPAAAPVSDDT; translated from the coding sequence GTGACTTCGAGCGCCGACTCCGGCGCGGCGACGCCCCAACCAGTGCTGCACGGACCCCGTGACTTCAGCGAGCTGGAGTCGAAAAAGGGGTACCTCGACTTCGGTGCGCTGCTGATCCCGGCGGCGAAGAATCAACAGGTGCGCCTGGACATCGATCAGAAGACCAAGCGCGTGGTGGCGCTGACCATCATGGTCGAGCAGGCCAGCATCCAGGTCCAGCCCTTCTCGGCGCCCAAGTCCGGCGGCACCTGGAACGAGGTGCTCGAACAGATCAAAGACTCCGTGATCAAGCAGAACGGCAAGGTCAAGGAGGTCGACGGACGCTTCGGGAAGGAGCTGGCGGCGAGGGTGCCGACCGTGCTCAAAGATGGCCGCAAGGGCTGGCGCGTGGCCCGATTCATCGGATTCGAGGGGCCCCGCTGGTTCCTGCGCGGCGTGGTGGGTGGCCGCGGAGCCATCGACGCCTCGGCGGCCCGAGCCGTGGAGGAGCTGTTCTCCAAGATCGTCGTCGTCCGCGGCGATGACCCGCTGCCGCCTCGGGAGCTGCTGCGGCTGCAGCCCCCGGAAGGTGCCAAGCGGGTGGTGGTCCCGCGCAACCGCGCAGAGCGCCGCGACGACTCTCCCAGCCCCAACCCAGCGGCAGCACCGGTCAGCGATGACACCTGA
- the dut gene encoding dUTP diphosphatase, whose protein sequence is MNRISVPVRQLDPGLSLPHYAHAGDAGADLLSAEQFTLEPGERRLIGTGVALALPVGWVGLVHPRSGLAARHGVTVLNAPGTVDAGYRGELKVCLLNTDRDEAVHFERGDRIAQLILQRVDQAEFIPVEELDASDRGADGFGSTGR, encoded by the coding sequence GTGAATCGCATCTCAGTGCCCGTCAGACAGCTGGATCCCGGACTCAGCCTGCCCCACTACGCTCATGCCGGTGATGCCGGCGCAGATCTGCTCAGTGCAGAGCAGTTCACCCTGGAACCCGGCGAGCGTCGCCTGATCGGCACCGGCGTCGCCCTCGCGCTGCCGGTCGGCTGGGTCGGTCTGGTCCATCCGCGCAGCGGACTGGCGGCCCGCCACGGCGTCACGGTGCTCAACGCCCCGGGAACGGTGGATGCTGGGTATCGTGGAGAACTCAAGGTATGCCTGCTCAACACGGACCGGGATGAGGCGGTGCACTTCGAACGCGGAGACCGGATCGCGCAGCTGATCCTGCAGCGAGTGGACCAGGCCGAGTTCATCCCCGTCGAGGAGCTGGACGCCAGTGACCGCGGTGCCGACGGCTTCGGCTCCACCGGGCGCTAG
- a CDS encoding 3-oxoacyl-ACP synthase III has translation MPGNATFHHRNASLLSVTEVQAPEVLTSKDLDRRLADALKRLRLPTGLLHRVAGVKARRNWSRPGDVRAGTVEAGRRALAAAGIAPEDVSMMINTSVTREHLEPSVAVGIHHDLGLPTSAMNFDITNACLGFVNAITLASSMIDAGQARYVLIVNGEDAKKVQDATVERINSLEKMVSRDDFMAEFASLTLGCGAAAAVIGPADQHPEGHRVIGGVTRAATQHHALCVGDHRGMFTDARGLLDGGLELVMDAFNDAREHFDWDTMDSYITHQVSQLHTSSIVKAAKLDKKRVPVTYPELGNVGPASLPITLAREAERLQRGDRVLCMGVGSGLNTAMLEIQW, from the coding sequence GTGCCAGGAAACGCGACTTTTCATCACCGCAACGCTTCCCTCCTCTCCGTGACGGAGGTTCAAGCGCCCGAGGTCCTGACGTCCAAGGATCTCGACAGGCGCTTGGCGGATGCGCTCAAGCGCCTGCGGCTTCCGACGGGCCTGCTCCACCGGGTCGCCGGGGTGAAGGCGCGGCGCAACTGGTCGCGCCCCGGTGATGTGCGGGCCGGCACGGTGGAAGCCGGACGCAGGGCTCTGGCCGCCGCCGGGATCGCCCCGGAGGACGTCTCGATGATGATCAACACCTCGGTGACCCGCGAGCACCTGGAGCCCTCCGTGGCCGTCGGCATCCACCACGATCTGGGCCTGCCCACCTCCGCGATGAACTTCGACATCACCAATGCCTGCCTGGGATTCGTCAACGCCATCACCCTGGCCAGCTCGATGATCGACGCCGGGCAGGCCAGATACGTCCTGATCGTCAACGGCGAGGACGCCAAGAAGGTCCAGGACGCCACCGTTGAGCGGATCAATTCGCTCGAGAAGATGGTCTCTCGGGATGACTTCATGGCGGAGTTCGCCTCGCTGACCCTGGGGTGCGGGGCCGCCGCGGCGGTGATCGGTCCCGCCGATCAGCACCCGGAGGGCCACCGGGTCATCGGCGGCGTCACCCGGGCGGCCACCCAGCATCACGCGCTCTGCGTCGGGGACCACCGCGGCATGTTCACCGATGCCCGCGGCCTGCTCGACGGCGGCCTCGAGCTCGTCATGGATGCCTTCAACGATGCGCGCGAGCACTTCGACTGGGACACCATGGATTCCTACATCACGCACCAGGTCTCCCAGCTGCACACCTCTTCCATCGTCAAGGCGGCCAAGCTGGACAAGAAGCGGGTCCCGGTGACCTACCCCGAGCTCGGCAACGTCGGACCTGCCTCCCTGCCGATCACGCTCGCGCGGGAGGCCGAGCGGCTGCAGCGCGGAGACCGGGTGCTGTGCATGGGCGTGGGCTCCGGACTGAACACCGCGATGCTGGAGATCCAGTGGTGA
- a CDS encoding DUF3159 domain-containing protein yields the protein MQLRSAAGSRVKTSSDGSLDVLASVGGVRGLVESSLPAVVFLVAFLITEELVPSLIGSVAVGLAFALARLVQKGSLVQSLAGLAGILICALVAYRSGDARDFYAWGFLINAGYLLAFIVSILVRWPFLGLLFGIVRGEGLDWRKDPVRRRRYALATWILVAVPGARLLVQAPLYLADDVAGLGTARLVMGIPLYALALWVGWMITRPAAAPAVGPLETERNR from the coding sequence ATGCAGCTGAGGAGCGCCGCCGGTTCCAGGGTGAAGACCAGCTCCGACGGCTCACTGGATGTGCTGGCATCTGTCGGCGGAGTGCGCGGTCTCGTGGAGAGCTCGCTGCCCGCCGTGGTGTTCCTGGTGGCGTTCCTGATCACCGAGGAGCTCGTGCCCTCGCTGATCGGCTCGGTGGCGGTCGGGCTGGCGTTCGCCCTCGCCCGACTCGTGCAGAAGGGCTCCCTGGTGCAGTCCCTGGCGGGACTGGCGGGCATCCTGATCTGCGCGCTGGTCGCGTACCGCTCCGGGGACGCCCGTGACTTCTACGCCTGGGGCTTCTTGATCAACGCCGGCTATCTGCTGGCTTTCATCGTCTCGATCCTGGTCAGGTGGCCGTTCCTCGGTCTGCTCTTCGGGATCGTGCGCGGCGAGGGACTTGATTGGCGCAAGGATCCGGTGCGCCGTCGAAGGTACGCCCTCGCCACCTGGATCCTGGTCGCCGTGCCGGGGGCGCGCCTTCTGGTGCAGGCCCCGCTCTACCTCGCCGACGACGTCGCGGGGCTGGGCACCGCCCGGCTGGTCATGGGCATCCCCCTCTACGCGCTGGCGCTGTGGGTGGGATGGATGATCACACGTCCTGCGGCGGCGCCCGCAGTCGGACCACTGGAGACCGAGAGGAATCGCTGA
- a CDS encoding alkaline phosphatase family protein codes for MSLPLPPPPDYDGAHLRHVMTSAAGTLGLKGFENRLDLPEADITVVLMVDGLGDALLARCSGHARFIASAWRQSARSAILDVGVPTTTAASLASLGTGAAPGEHGLVGYDVLAPELDRVVNMLGGWDPDVDPAQWQPLPSVLRRAAAAGATVLTASRPKFAQSQLTQAVLAGGEFLGADRMDARFRRTAEWIGAQRRGPGVVRQGPAPKQLVYLYVDELDKTGHRHGVDSPQWLTMLETLDAEAERFTTELARRWGSAVSVVLTADHGMVDVAAENRIDFSGRQDLLEGVRHTGGEPRLVQLYAESGAAAEDIRSAWAEEYGERAWILTREQALKAGWFGPVADRVAGRIGDVLVAVHADIALYHCDRVGQAPLSMVGQHGSLTEAERRVPLVQLSGA; via the coding sequence ATGAGCCTTCCGCTGCCACCGCCCCCGGACTACGACGGCGCCCACCTGCGTCACGTGATGACCTCTGCCGCCGGAACCCTGGGGCTGAAGGGCTTCGAGAACCGGCTGGATCTGCCGGAGGCGGACATCACTGTGGTGCTGATGGTCGACGGGCTCGGCGACGCGCTGCTGGCGCGCTGCTCCGGTCATGCCCGATTCATCGCCTCGGCCTGGCGGCAGAGCGCCCGCTCCGCGATCCTTGACGTCGGGGTCCCGACGACGACGGCGGCCTCCCTGGCCTCGCTGGGGACCGGTGCCGCTCCCGGTGAGCACGGTCTGGTGGGCTATGACGTCCTGGCCCCCGAGCTCGATCGAGTGGTGAACATGCTCGGCGGCTGGGACCCGGACGTCGATCCCGCCCAGTGGCAGCCGCTGCCGTCCGTGCTGCGGCGAGCCGCGGCCGCCGGCGCGACGGTGCTCACCGCGTCCCGGCCGAAGTTCGCACAGTCCCAGCTCACCCAGGCCGTGCTCGCCGGCGGAGAGTTCCTCGGCGCGGACCGCATGGATGCCCGTTTCCGGCGCACCGCCGAGTGGATCGGCGCGCAGCGGCGCGGCCCGGGTGTGGTCCGGCAGGGCCCGGCCCCGAAGCAGCTCGTCTATCTCTACGTGGACGAGCTGGACAAGACCGGTCATCGCCACGGCGTGGATTCTCCCCAGTGGCTGACCATGCTCGAGACGCTCGACGCGGAGGCAGAGCGCTTCACCACAGAGCTCGCCCGCCGCTGGGGGAGTGCGGTCTCGGTCGTGCTCACCGCGGACCACGGCATGGTCGACGTCGCAGCGGAGAATCGCATCGACTTCTCCGGGCGGCAGGATCTGCTCGAGGGCGTGCGCCATACCGGAGGGGAACCGAGACTGGTGCAGCTCTACGCCGAGTCCGGTGCTGCGGCCGAGGACATCCGCTCTGCCTGGGCCGAGGAATACGGGGAGCGCGCCTGGATCCTCACCCGGGAGCAGGCGCTGAAAGCCGGGTGGTTCGGGCCGGTGGCAGATCGGGTCGCAGGTCGCATCGGTGACGTGCTGGTGGCCGTGCATGCCGATATCGCCCTGTACCACTGTGACCGCGTGGGCCAGGCTCCGCTGTCGATGGTGGGCCAGCATGGCTCGCTCACCGAGGCTGAACGCCGCGTGCCGCTGGTGCAGCTCAGCGGGGCATGA
- a CDS encoding class I SAM-dependent RNA methyltransferase: MTQTLTLDIGPMAHGGHCVARHEGRVVFVRHAIPGETVRARVTEGGPGAKYWRADVVEVVSSSDYRRRHIWKLADSLRAHENDRLPVGGAEFGHITDQHQRRLKAQVFRDTMQRIGGFSIHDQHLPLATGDGEVHVEDVLSDGPYHGLHWRTRVSFAVGTEGALSMKPHRSHELIELRGMPLAVASIHESGIFGWCFQGAERVDAVAAAAGSEVTLVVHAREDLQELQRQELGERLADLHRAEPSIANIVLATPEPTPAPARTAGRAGAGKGRRSRGRRPQGSASAAAGSGATSAAAPRRFSYSVVAGSRMITEPLPLAGPDGTSGSVQIQPEDFWQIHRNAPSSLVAAVDALAQVPAGSRVADLYAGAGLFTAWAAQRAGASGSVLSVEGAPGSSRSAQALFSESPQVEVLRSSVERVFDRLSDRELIVLDPPRAGAGERVISALDATQAQQIVYVSCEPSSFARDAKSLLSRGWELRDLRVFDLYPNTHHMESVALFTRSRRR, translated from the coding sequence ATGACGCAGACACTGACCCTTGACATCGGACCCATGGCCCACGGAGGCCACTGCGTGGCACGGCACGAGGGCAGAGTCGTCTTCGTCCGTCACGCCATACCCGGCGAGACCGTGCGCGCACGAGTGACCGAGGGCGGACCGGGGGCGAAGTACTGGCGGGCCGATGTCGTCGAAGTGGTCAGTTCCTCGGACTACCGTCGCAGGCACATCTGGAAGCTCGCGGACTCTCTGCGCGCACACGAGAACGATCGTCTTCCGGTGGGAGGCGCGGAGTTCGGTCACATCACCGACCAGCATCAGCGTCGGCTGAAGGCGCAGGTCTTCCGCGACACCATGCAGCGCATCGGTGGATTCTCCATCCATGATCAGCACCTCCCGCTGGCCACCGGCGACGGAGAGGTGCATGTGGAGGACGTGCTCTCCGACGGGCCGTATCACGGTCTGCACTGGCGCACCCGGGTCAGCTTCGCTGTGGGCACCGAGGGGGCGCTGAGCATGAAGCCGCACCGCAGCCACGAGCTGATCGAGCTTCGCGGCATGCCGCTGGCCGTGGCGTCGATCCATGAGAGTGGGATCTTCGGCTGGTGCTTCCAGGGCGCCGAGCGGGTGGACGCGGTGGCCGCCGCGGCGGGGTCCGAGGTCACGCTGGTGGTCCATGCTCGTGAAGACCTCCAGGAGCTGCAGCGCCAGGAGCTCGGTGAACGGCTGGCGGATCTGCACCGGGCCGAGCCGTCGATCGCCAACATCGTGCTGGCGACCCCCGAGCCGACGCCTGCCCCGGCGCGGACCGCCGGCAGGGCCGGCGCGGGCAAGGGTCGCAGGAGCCGCGGACGCCGCCCGCAGGGCTCTGCCTCCGCCGCTGCCGGATCCGGGGCGACGAGCGCCGCCGCGCCGCGCAGGTTCAGCTACTCCGTCGTCGCAGGCTCCAGAATGATCACCGAACCGCTGCCGCTGGCTGGTCCTGACGGAACCAGCGGCTCGGTCCAGATCCAGCCCGAGGACTTCTGGCAGATCCATCGCAACGCCCCCTCCAGCCTGGTGGCGGCGGTCGATGCCCTGGCGCAGGTGCCGGCCGGATCCCGTGTCGCGGACCTCTACGCCGGGGCCGGTCTGTTCACCGCCTGGGCCGCGCAGCGTGCCGGTGCCTCGGGCTCCGTGCTCAGCGTGGAGGGCGCCCCCGGGTCCAGCCGCAGCGCGCAGGCTCTCTTCTCCGAGTCACCGCAGGTGGAGGTCCTGCGATCCTCCGTGGAGCGGGTCTTTGATCGTCTCAGCGACCGTGAGCTCATCGTCCTCGATCCTCCGCGCGCAGGAGCCGGCGAACGGGTGATCAGCGCGCTGGACGCGACGCAGGCACAGCAGATCGTGTACGTCTCCTGTGAGCCGTCCTCCTTCGCCCGCGATGCCAAGTCGCTGCTCTCCCGTGGTTGGGAGCTGCGCGACCTGCGGGTCTTCGATCTGTACCCCAACACCCACCACATGGAATCCGTGGCCCTGTTCACGCGGTCCCGGCGCAGGTGA
- a CDS encoding DUF4193 domain-containing protein, translating into MATDYDAPRKNDDETSEDSIEELKNRNTSRQSSVVDEDETEAAEGFELPGADLSDEELQVRVLPAQSDEFTCSSCFLVRHRSQVAREENGMFFCKDCEG; encoded by the coding sequence ATGGCAACTGACTACGACGCGCCGCGGAAGAATGACGACGAGACCAGTGAAGACTCCATCGAGGAGCTGAAGAACCGGAACACCTCGCGGCAGTCCTCTGTGGTGGACGAGGATGAGACGGAGGCGGCGGAAGGGTTCGAGCTTCCCGGAGCCGATCTCTCCGATGAGGAGCTGCAGGTCCGCGTGCTGCCCGCGCAGTCTGATGAGTTCACCTGCTCATCCTGCTTCCTGGTGCGGCACCGCTCCCAGGTGGCCCGTGAAGAGAACGGGATGTTCTTCTGCAAGGACTGCGAGGGCTGA
- a CDS encoding DUF3093 domain-containing protein, protein MSDTSGMSADASSSQTEQVPVYTEKLWPAWWLWVAGILLGASISLIFFPISITFGLLTAIIGIALVVFGLVITTPTIEVTPEWLRVGRARIQRIHLGRIVAHSGDAAREQLGPGFDASSYQCIRGWTDSVVTVQILDPRDATPYWIFSTRKPNAVLSALGSEEPVQEHGVSFE, encoded by the coding sequence ATGAGTGACACGAGTGGTATGAGTGCCGATGCTTCCTCTTCCCAGACGGAGCAGGTGCCGGTCTACACCGAGAAGCTGTGGCCCGCCTGGTGGCTCTGGGTGGCGGGAATCCTGCTGGGAGCCTCGATCTCGCTGATCTTCTTCCCGATCAGCATCACGTTCGGGCTGCTCACCGCGATCATCGGTATTGCGCTCGTGGTCTTCGGACTGGTCATCACCACCCCCACCATCGAGGTCACCCCCGAGTGGCTGCGCGTGGGGCGGGCCCGGATTCAGCGGATCCACCTGGGCCGGATCGTCGCGCACAGCGGCGATGCCGCGCGTGAACAGCTGGGACCGGGCTTCGACGCGAGTTCCTACCAGTGCATCCGGGGCTGGACCGACTCTGTGGTGACCGTGCAGATCCTCGACCCCCGGGACGCGACTCCCTACTGGATCTTCTCCACCAGAAAGCCGAACGCCGTGCTCTCAGCACTGGGCTCCGAAGAGCCCGTGCAGGAGCACGGCGTCAGTTTCGAGTGA
- a CDS encoding DUF5998 family protein — MTFSQHGSGEKHRTAASTFSLKEAIERGGFYPALVHHTVTEALDGREATHQIVHVDTHFDMEEVHRHITVVALAEDVVVVAHLDDHDLEAEDGPAFDHGDSPHPPRADTVARISTEVVPVSRIRSLILSEVHKHPEHFTPDRSLAEVSLNLTWTGGARFDTYPADCGNPECVADHGDTGSWVPEDITLRIAATAEGDTAVDEARSFVRALRRACVKHAR, encoded by the coding sequence ATGACTTTCAGCCAGCACGGGTCCGGAGAGAAGCACCGCACGGCCGCCTCCACCTTCTCTCTGAAGGAAGCCATCGAGCGCGGCGGCTTCTATCCAGCACTGGTGCACCACACGGTCACCGAGGCGCTCGACGGCCGCGAGGCCACCCATCAGATCGTGCATGTGGACACCCACTTCGACATGGAGGAGGTCCACCGTCACATCACCGTGGTGGCGCTGGCCGAGGACGTCGTCGTCGTCGCGCACCTCGATGACCACGATCTGGAGGCCGAGGACGGTCCCGCCTTCGACCATGGAGATTCCCCGCACCCGCCGCGTGCGGACACCGTGGCGCGGATCTCCACCGAAGTGGTTCCGGTGAGCCGGATCCGGTCGCTGATCCTCTCCGAGGTGCACAAGCATCCGGAGCACTTCACTCCTGACCGCTCATTGGCCGAGGTCTCGTTGAACCTGACCTGGACCGGCGGGGCACGCTTCGACACCTATCCGGCAGACTGCGGGAACCCCGAGTGCGTCGCCGATCACGGGGACACCGGCAGCTGGGTGCCCGAGGACATCACGCTGCGCATCGCCGCCACCGCCGAGGGTGACACTGCCGTGGACGAGGCACGCAGCTTCGTCCGCGCCCTGCGCCGAGCCTGCGTCAAGCACGCCCGCTGA
- the sepH gene encoding septation protein SepH: MQHLRIVGVDEGDGEPQLILSDDSGHEFALPVDEALRQAAARPSVRPSGTDASTNPLTPREIQSRLRSGATVDQVVAASGLTMAHVQRYAGPVQAERAYMAQRARTTQIAAASAAESHRVAFGDAPATLEAMVKVRLRAMDVDLSTVNWDAWRREDGLWQITCLFDVDSSATHGPGIGLKPPAEWVFQAETRHLRAANRWAESLSVLAPSAQASSADSDRPGVRRLSAVDTPFNVEDSSRTAGLRSASVPGGRSGPPSASGTGADAPSGASATSADRSSPAGGTGQDRTAHFSDGRFAGASRRGGESAPRGEGREHEDLLEVLRARRGQRLGADAEADDRLALMLNRQDPPRFPSDDSGEPGHGAPAGSSEGAGEPDEARDSARDSEDEHSTIPLARLRPVTDHGPSRSPRETPQDQPDSEGEASDGAEAEHTEAGHTHPDHQVHADQQRPGQRNPDQRTPGQTLTGQRRPSGESQRSALGAQDDSSAGAGAEAGDAAVDAWGFAYEETPADPESAGRTDRGSAETRGALPASSRDDETGPETEQSGATARPRRKAPARRASMPKWDDILFGSKND; encoded by the coding sequence ATGCAGCACCTGCGCATCGTCGGGGTCGACGAAGGGGACGGCGAGCCGCAGCTGATCCTCTCCGACGACTCTGGTCACGAGTTCGCGCTGCCAGTGGACGAGGCTCTTCGTCAGGCTGCGGCGAGACCCTCTGTCCGACCGTCCGGGACCGACGCCTCCACGAACCCCCTGACCCCGCGCGAGATCCAGTCCCGGCTGCGCTCCGGCGCCACTGTGGACCAGGTGGTCGCCGCCTCTGGTCTCACCATGGCACATGTCCAGCGCTACGCGGGCCCGGTGCAGGCCGAACGTGCCTATATGGCCCAGCGGGCGCGGACCACACAGATCGCCGCCGCCTCCGCGGCTGAGTCTCACCGTGTGGCCTTCGGCGACGCCCCGGCCACGCTGGAGGCCATGGTCAAGGTCCGCCTCCGTGCGATGGACGTGGACCTCTCCACCGTGAACTGGGATGCCTGGCGCCGCGAGGACGGACTCTGGCAGATCACCTGCCTCTTCGACGTGGACTCCTCGGCGACTCACGGCCCGGGCATCGGACTCAAGCCCCCGGCTGAATGGGTCTTCCAGGCCGAGACCCGACATCTGCGGGCCGCGAACCGCTGGGCCGAATCGCTCAGCGTTCTGGCTCCCTCCGCGCAGGCCTCCTCGGCCGATTCTGACCGCCCGGGGGTGCGCCGACTCTCTGCGGTGGACACTCCGTTCAACGTGGAGGACTCCAGCCGCACCGCAGGTCTCAGGTCTGCGTCGGTGCCGGGCGGCCGTTCGGGTCCACCCAGCGCCTCTGGCACGGGCGCTGATGCTCCCTCGGGTGCGTCGGCGACGTCAGCTGATCGCTCCTCCCCGGCCGGGGGCACCGGGCAGGACCGCACCGCCCATTTCTCCGACGGACGCTTCGCCGGCGCCTCGCGGCGCGGCGGGGAATCCGCACCCCGCGGTGAAGGGCGGGAGCACGAGGACCTGCTGGAGGTGCTGCGCGCGCGCCGGGGTCAGCGACTCGGTGCCGATGCGGAAGCTGACGACCGCCTCGCACTGATGCTCAATCGCCAGGATCCCCCCAGATTCCCCAGCGACGACTCCGGTGAGCCTGGGCATGGCGCGCCAGCAGGCAGCAGCGAGGGTGCCGGCGAACCCGACGAGGCTCGGGACTCTGCGCGGGACTCTGAGGACGAGCACTCCACGATTCCGCTTGCTCGGCTGCGCCCGGTCACAGACCACGGGCCCAGCCGGAGCCCCCGCGAGACGCCGCAGGACCAGCCGGACTCCGAAGGCGAGGCGTCGGACGGTGCGGAGGCAGAGCACACCGAGGCGGGTCACACGCACCCGGACCACCAGGTGCACGCGGACCAACAGAGGCCCGGCCAGCGCAACCCGGACCAGCGCACGCCCGGCCAGACGCTGACCGGTCAGCGGCGGCCTTCCGGGGAGTCACAGCGGTCAGCGCTCGGCGCCCAGGATGACAGTTCCGCAGGAGCCGGTGCCGAGGCAGGGGACGCAGCGGTCGACGCCTGGGGCTTCGCCTATGAGGAGACACCCGCAGATCCCGAGTCTGCGGGCAGGACCGACCGGGGGTCAGCCGAGACGCGGGGAGCTCTCCCCGCCTCGAGTCGAGACGACGAGACAGGGCCAGAAACAGAACAGTCTGGGGCCACAGCGAGGCCGCGCCGGAAGGCTCCTGCTCGACGGGCGAGCATGCCGAAATGGGACGACATCCTCTTCGGCTCCAAGAACGACTGA